CAGTGGTCGGAGATCTGCGGAATCCCCGTGGCCGACATCGAAACGGTGGCGAAGGAGCTTACCTCCCACGGCAAGAAGGCGGGGGTCGAATTCTACCGCGGCCCTGTCCAGCAGACCAACGGCTACTACAACGCCCAGGCGCTCATCGCCCTCAACATCCTCATCGGCAACGCGGACCACAAGGGGGGGATGTCGGTGGGCGGCGGGCACTGGCACGAGTTCGGCGGCAAGCAGAAGGCGCAGTTCGACGTGAACAAGATGCATCCCGGAAAGTTGACGCCCTTCGGCCACAAGATCACCCGGGAGGGGTCTTCCTACGAGAAATCCACCCTGTTCAAGGGCTACCCGGCCAAGCGGGCGTGGTTCCCGTTCACCGGCAACGTCTACCAGGAAGCGCTTCCGTCGGCCTCGGATGCGTACCCCTACGACGTGAAAGCGGTGTGGCTCCACATGGGGAGTCCGGGGTTCGCGGCGCCCGCGGGCCAGACGGCGTTGAAGATCCTCGCCGACACGGAGAAGATCCCCCTGTTCTTCTCGACCGATATCGTCATCGGCGAAAGCTCCATGTACGCCGACTATATCTTCCCCGACGCCGCCATCTGGGAGCGGTTCGCCAACCCCCATGCGTCGCCGGACGTACCCTACATCGTATCCAAGTTCCGCCAGCCGACCGTTACCCCCCTGACCGAGGTGGTCACGGTCTACGGAGAAAAAACCCACTCCTCGTTCGAATCGGTCGCACTGGCCATCGCCGAGAAACTGAATCTTCCGGGTTTTGGCAAGGACGGGTTCGCGAAAGGATGGGATCTGACCCGGCAGGAGGACTGGTATTTGAAAATGGCCGCCAACATGGCGGTGGGGGACAAGGACGGTGACGCGGTGCCGGACGCCTCCTTCGACGAGATGAAAACGTTCATCGAAGCCCGCAGGCACCTCAAGCCGTCCATCTTCCGACAGGAACGCTGGGAAAAGGCGGTCGGCGCCGACAAGTGGAAGAAGACCGTCACGGTTTTGAACCGCGGCGGCCGATGGGCCGACTGGAACCCCGAGGTGGTGAACCCCAAGGGGATGCTGGTTAAAAAGTACGGGAAGCAGATGAACCTCTATAGTGAGCATGTGGCCAAGGCGAAGCATTCCTTGTCCGGCAAGCGCTTCTCGGGGGTTGCCCGCTACAACACTCCCGCCGATGCCGCGGGGAAACCGGCCCTCGACATGGAAATGCCGCTGCAATTGATCACCTATAAGGACATATTGGGCGGCCAATCCCGCACGCTGCCGAACAATTACTGGCTGAGTTCCATCCTGCCGGAGAACTACATATTGATCAACGCCAAGAGCGCGGCCTCGCTCGGCTTCAAGGAGGGAGAAAAGGCCCGGCTCGTTTCCCTGTCGAGCCCCGACGGCAAATGGCACCTTCCGAACCGCAACGCGGTGGACATGGTTGGAAAGATCAAGGCCGTGGAAGGGATGGCGCCGGGCGTTATTGCGGTGTCCTGGTCGTTCGGCCATTGGGGATACGGCGCCTCCGACGCCACGGTCGACGGGAAGACGATCCGGGGAGACAAGCGGCGCACCACCGGGCTATGCCCGAACGCCGCCATGAAGATCGACCCGGTGCTGAAAAACTCCTGCATGACCGATCCGATCGGAGGGAGCGCTTCCTTCTACGAAACGAGGGTGAATCTCGTAAGAGCCTGACGGTACCAAACCGGCGCGAAGCGAAGGGGCGGGGGACATCCTCCGCCCCTTCATGTTTCAGGGCCAGCGCACGGGTGGTGTGACGGCGCGGTCCCCGGCCGCGGTGACGGAAAGAATCTCCAGCAGGGAAAGGAACTCTTCTCCGGTGAGCCGCTGAGGGGGCATCCGGGCGGTCCGTCGGGATTCCCTCGGGTTTTTCAACCATTCTTCCAGGTTCTTCCGGTTCCAGGGCAGGTTGCCTCGGAACGTGGCCGGGTAGTACACGGTGAAGAGACCGGATAGATTCGGCCCGATATCGCCGTGTCCGACGACGCCGAGACGTTCTGTCAGCGCCCGGTGGCAGCCGCCGCACTTTTTCTGGAAGACGTCCTCGGGGGGAGTGGTTCCGGTGAAGTGCACGACCTGGGGTGCGCGCCCGTCGGGAATCGCCGTCTTGCGGGATGCGGCGTAGATCGCATTGACCAGGGAGACGATCTGATCCTCGGTGAATCCGAAATCGGGCATGGCAAGGGCGGGTTTCCGGATCGAGGCGGCGACTTCCGTCGGAGGGACATCGCGGGCCAGCCGGTCCAGGTCGGTCGTTAGGCGGTTCCCCTTGCCGCCGCTGACATGGCATCGACGGCAGGCGGCGTTTTCGAATATCTTTTCACCTCGTCGGACCACGTCGTTCCCCGGGAGGGTGAATGCGGAAAAGCGTCCCGGGAGGAAGCCGAAGTGGGCGGTCTCCTTCCGCACCGCCCGGGGTTCCCCCCGATGGCACTCCGTGCAGGCCCCGCGCTCGGGGTAGTGCACCGGGTGGCAGCGTCGGCAGCCACGCTCCGCCGCGCCAGCGATCGATGCCGACAGCAGCAGGGCGACGGCGATCAGAACGGCCGGACGAGATCCCAATTGCTCCCCCGGAAGAACATGGCGACGACGGTAAGGGCGAGGATCGCCGCGAAAAGGGCCACGGTGATCCAGCCGTAGAATCTCTGCTCGGCGGGCCACCAGCGGGCCCGTTCGGACGGCGGATTCCCGGGCAGCCAGGGCAAGGCGAGAAAGAAGACCGCGATTCCTGCCACCAGGTAGACCAGGCTCCGGGAGTAGCTGGCCAGTTCCTGGATCCACAACAGGAACCAGGCCGATTTGCTGGGGTTGGGAACGTGGCCGAAATCGGCCGGCTCCCGAAGGGGAGCGGGAATCACGAACGCCAGCGCCAGCAGCAGGAGGAGCATCCCCGAGAAGGCGATCTTGATCAGCCGGAAGAATCGCGGCGAACTCCGGACGATTCGGCTCATAGGTAGGGCAGGGCCCCCTTGTTCTTGCGGATTCGATAGAAGTGCAGCGAAACCAGGAAGAAGATCGCCAGGGGCAGGACCGCGACGTGCAACGCGTGGAAGCGGAGGAGCGACAGCGGTTGCCCGATCCCGTCGGGCGCCAGGAAGTCGCGGATCAGGACGCCGCCGGGCAGCCAGGTCAGCAACTCCATGCCGGTCTGTGTCGCCCAAAGGGCCGCCTGGTCCATCGGCAGGAGCGCCCCGATGTACCCTTCGAAGAGGACCAGGATCAGGAGGAGAAAGCCTACCAGCCAGTTGAGTTCGCGGGGTCGACGGTATGCGCCGGTGAGGATCACCCGCAAGGTGTGGAGGAAGATCAGGGTCAGCAGCGCGTGCGAGCTCAGCCGGTGGAGGTTGCGCAGGTATGCTCCACCCGGAACGCTCCCTTCGAGGAACAGGATCGACCGGTAGGCGCCGTCGGGAGAGGGGTCGTAGTAGAAGAGGAGCAACAGCCCGCTGCAGGCCAGCGCGACGAACGCCGTAAACGCCAGCCCCCCGAGACAGAAGGTATACGTCAGGCGAAGGTTGTTCTCCAGCACCGTGTGCGGAAAGAGATGCGCCGCGAAATCCTTGACCGGGCCTCGTTCCGTCATCGAAGCACCACCAGGTCCGGGCCGCGCTCCTCGAGGACCAGGCGCCGCAACGGCCGGTCGGCCGGCCCTGCAAGCACGGCTCCGTGGTGATCGAAGCGGCTGCCGTGGCAGGGGCACACCAGTTCCGTGGGGGTCACGCCGACGGTGCACCCGAGATGGGTGCAGGAGAGATCGAGCGCGTAGAACGAATCTCCCGATCGGATGACCGCCACCCGCGATTCCCGGAAGACCAGGGACCCACCCGGAGGGATCCCCGCCTTGGGCACGGTCAGGAGGGAGGCCCGTTTGGGCAGCCGTGGGGAGAAATACCGCCACAGCAGCGCGATCCCGCCGATCGAAACGATCAGGGTTTTGAGGGCGCGCCGACGCTCTCTGCCAGCTTTTTCCACT
This window of the Deltaproteobacteria bacterium CG2_30_66_27 genome carries:
- a CDS encoding cytochrome B6; the protein is MSRIVRSSPRFFRLIKIAFSGMLLLLLALAFVIPAPLREPADFGHVPNPSKSAWFLLWIQELASYSRSLVYLVAGIAVFFLALPWLPGNPPSERARWWPAEQRFYGWITVALFAAILALTVVAMFFRGSNWDLVRPF
- a CDS encoding cytochrome B6, producing the protein MTERGPVKDFAAHLFPHTVLENNLRLTYTFCLGGLAFTAFVALACSGLLLLFYYDPSPDGAYRSILFLEGSVPGGAYLRNLHRLSSHALLTLIFLHTLRVILTGAYRRPRELNWLVGFLLLILVLFEGYIGALLPMDQAALWATQTGMELLTWLPGGVLIRDFLAPDGIGQPLSLLRFHALHVAVLPLAIFFLVSLHFYRIRKNKGALPYL
- a CDS encoding cytochrome B6, with amino-acid sequence MEKAGRERRRALKTLIVSIGGIALLWRYFSPRLPKRASLLTVPKAGIPPGGSLVFRESRVAVIRSGDSFYALDLSCTHLGCTVGVTPTELVCPCHGSRFDHHGAVLAGPADRPLRRLVLEERGPDLVVLR
- a CDS encoding molybdopterin oxidoreductase, with the translated sequence MSDREKPCKLADHVGALPRKGVSRRAVLMSGAFLGGSALLMSRIDGAFRLLSAAEAAGLPAGNYPLAKATSVIYSCCLQCHTACPIKVKILNGVAVKIDGNPYSENLIPNLNYNTSLSRAAKIDALLCPKGQAGIQSLYDPYRLVKVLKRKGPRGSNTWEVIPFDRAITEIVDGGRLFKGIGENRHVPGLKDLYVMRDAKLGAEMAKDSKAVAEGKMKVAEFKTKYSAHLDKLIDPDHPDLGPKNNQFLGMWGRIEHGRIEFGKRFMNGGFGSQNLIEHTTICEQSHHIAYKEATHQYKDGKWSGGITHMKPDSFNSEFIIYFGTGFVEANFGPPAMCPKVTEGVSSGKLKVVVVDPRMSKSASRAWKWLPVKPTTDAALALAMIQWIIANKRFDAGYLAAANKAAAKAAKETTWSNASHLVKIEKDGPGAFLRAADLGIGDKDGFVVMQGGTPVAVKADDDKNAVTGDLDFSGELKGIKAKTAFTILKEEAFSKTLAQWSEICGIPVADIETVAKELTSHGKKAGVEFYRGPVQQTNGYYNAQALIALNILIGNADHKGGMSVGGGHWHEFGGKQKAQFDVNKMHPGKLTPFGHKITREGSSYEKSTLFKGYPAKRAWFPFTGNVYQEALPSASDAYPYDVKAVWLHMGSPGFAAPAGQTALKILADTEKIPLFFSTDIVIGESSMYADYIFPDAAIWERFANPHASPDVPYIVSKFRQPTVTPLTEVVTVYGEKTHSSFESVALAIAEKLNLPGFGKDGFAKGWDLTRQEDWYLKMAANMAVGDKDGDAVPDASFDEMKTFIEARRHLKPSIFRQERWEKAVGADKWKKTVTVLNRGGRWADWNPEVVNPKGMLVKKYGKQMNLYSEHVAKAKHSLSGKRFSGVARYNTPADAAGKPALDMEMPLQLITYKDILGGQSRTLPNNYWLSSILPENYILINAKSAASLGFKEGEKARLVSLSSPDGKWHLPNRNAVDMVGKIKAVEGMAPGVIAVSWSFGHWGYGASDATVDGKTIRGDKRRTTGLCPNAAMKIDPVLKNSCMTDPIGGSASFYETRVNLVRA